From the genome of Thermoanaerobaculia bacterium:
TCCGCGTCATGCGGGCCATTCCGGCCGACCAGGGCGCGTATCGGCCGCATCCGCGTTCGAACTCCGCGGCGGATCTCGTGTGGACCCTCGCGAGCGAATGGGGCGACGCCTGCGAGCTCGTCGACCACGGGAAAGTCGATTTCGTCCAGAAGCCGGCCCCGGCGGTTTCGGAAGCGGTGGCGGCCTTCGAGAAGAACTTCGCGGCGCTCGGTTCCCGGCTGACGCAGATCGACGACACCGCGTGGGAAAAGAAGGCGCAATTCCTGATGGGGGGCAACGTCGCGTGGGAGGCGCCGCTCGGCGACATGCTGTTCGGCTTCCTCTTCGACGCGATCCATCACCGCGGCCAGCTCTCGGCCTATCTGCGCCCGATGGGAGCGAAGGTCCCGTCGATCTATGGCCCG
Proteins encoded in this window:
- a CDS encoding DinB family protein, coding for MKTVREYFRECFEAEKPKFLRVMRAIPADQGAYRPHPRSNSAADLVWTLASEWGDACELVDHGKVDFVQKPAPAVSEAVAAFEKNFAALGSRLTQIDDTAWEKKAQFLMGGNVAWEAPLGDMLFGFLFDAIHHRGQLSAYLRPMGAKVPSIYGPSADDPGA